The Amycolatopsis mongoliensis genome includes a window with the following:
- a CDS encoding ArsR/SmtB family transcription factor, which yields MTTARARGLTHGVPAEVSLQDALAAVADPVRRSILRALAEVPEWTKACGTFDLPVAKATLSHHFSVLRAAGLIEQRDAGPRRLNRLRRPEFDAAFPGLLDLVLSHPGR from the coding sequence GTGACCACGGCCCGGGCCCGCGGCCTCACGCACGGCGTCCCGGCGGAGGTGTCCCTGCAGGACGCCCTCGCCGCGGTCGCCGACCCCGTGCGCCGCAGCATCCTGCGCGCGCTCGCCGAAGTCCCGGAGTGGACGAAGGCGTGCGGCACGTTCGACCTGCCGGTGGCGAAGGCGACGCTGAGCCACCACTTCTCGGTGCTGCGCGCGGCGGGCCTGATCGAGCAGCGCGACGCCGGCCCGCGGCGGCTGAACCGCTTGCGGCGCCCGGAGTTCGACGCGGCCTTCCCGGGGTTGCTGGACCTGGTGCTCAGTCACCCCGGCCGGTGA
- a CDS encoding LysE family translocator, whose translation MVSGAHFAAFAALTFLMVVVPGPSVLFTISRALTVGRRDALLTVVGNSAGVYTQVVAVAFGLGVLVTTSAAVFTAIKIAGALYLVYLGVQALRHRRKLTDAMAAKVPAAPGRVLTVLRDGFVVGFANPKSIVFLAALLPQFVDPAAGSVAVQMLLLGLCLPAIALATDSAWALVAGTARAWFARSPKRLELVGGTGGLVMIGLGTTLAFTGRGD comes from the coding sequence ATGGTCTCCGGTGCGCACTTCGCGGCCTTCGCCGCGCTGACGTTCCTCATGGTCGTCGTCCCCGGTCCGAGCGTGCTCTTCACCATCAGCCGTGCCCTCACGGTCGGGCGGCGCGACGCGCTGCTCACCGTCGTGGGCAACTCCGCCGGCGTCTACACGCAGGTCGTCGCGGTCGCGTTCGGCCTCGGCGTGCTCGTGACGACGTCGGCCGCGGTGTTCACCGCGATCAAGATCGCCGGCGCGCTCTACCTCGTGTACCTGGGCGTCCAGGCGCTGCGGCACCGGCGGAAGCTCACCGACGCGATGGCCGCGAAGGTGCCCGCCGCGCCCGGCCGCGTCCTCACGGTGCTGCGCGACGGGTTCGTGGTCGGCTTCGCGAACCCGAAGTCGATCGTGTTCCTCGCCGCGCTGCTGCCCCAGTTCGTGGACCCGGCCGCCGGGTCCGTCGCGGTCCAGATGCTCCTGCTCGGCCTGTGCCTGCCGGCGATCGCGCTGGCCACCGACAGCGCGTGGGCGCTGGTGGCGGGCACCGCCCGCGCCTGGTTCGCCCGCTCGCCGAAACGCCTCGAGCTGGTGGGTGGCACCGGCGGCCTGGTCATGATCGGCCTCGGCACCACCCTCGCCTTCACCGGCCGGGGTGACTGA
- a CDS encoding winged helix DNA-binding domain-containing protein, translated as MPPPTISTQQRRNRLAVRHHLAAPAATVSDAVAGVVALHATDPATVHLSACARLAAPAIAAVERALYEDRTLLRLLGMRRTVFVTGLDTAALVQAGCSADIEVKQRKLLEQHLGQQGHPENVPEPGKWLLDVEASVEAALRARGSATAQQLSEDEPRLRQQLLMAAGKPYEAIGNVTSRVLFLLAAGGRIARGRPRGSWISSQYVWHPLDEWVPGLPEWDAEEARVELARRWLRAYGPAPATDLRWWTGWTAGQTKKALAALSPVEVDLDGAPAVVLPDDLEPVPEPPPWVAFLPALDPTPMGWQERDWYVGAHRPALFDRSGNIGPTVWLNGRVVGGWAQRRSGEIAVRLLEDVGAEARAMAEAEADRCAEWFGEVRVTPRFRTPLERELAG; from the coding sequence GTGCCTCCGCCGACGATCAGTACCCAGCAGCGCCGGAACCGCCTCGCCGTCCGGCACCACCTGGCCGCACCCGCGGCCACGGTCTCCGACGCCGTGGCCGGGGTCGTGGCCCTGCACGCCACCGACCCGGCGACCGTGCACCTTTCGGCGTGCGCGCGCCTCGCCGCACCGGCGATCGCTGCGGTGGAACGAGCGCTGTACGAAGACCGCACCCTGCTGCGGCTGCTGGGCATGCGCCGCACGGTGTTCGTCACCGGGCTGGACACGGCGGCGCTCGTGCAGGCGGGGTGTTCCGCGGACATCGAGGTCAAGCAGCGGAAGCTCCTGGAGCAGCACCTCGGGCAGCAGGGGCACCCGGAGAACGTGCCGGAGCCGGGGAAGTGGCTGCTCGACGTCGAGGCGTCGGTCGAGGCGGCGCTGCGGGCCCGCGGCTCGGCGACGGCGCAGCAGCTCAGCGAGGACGAGCCCCGGTTGCGGCAGCAGCTGCTGATGGCGGCCGGGAAGCCGTACGAGGCGATCGGGAACGTCACCAGCCGGGTGCTGTTCCTGCTCGCGGCGGGCGGCCGGATCGCGCGCGGCCGCCCGCGGGGGAGCTGGATCAGCAGCCAGTACGTCTGGCACCCGCTGGACGAGTGGGTGCCCGGGCTGCCGGAGTGGGACGCGGAGGAGGCGCGGGTGGAGCTGGCCCGCCGCTGGCTGCGCGCGTACGGCCCGGCACCGGCGACGGACCTGCGCTGGTGGACGGGCTGGACGGCGGGGCAGACGAAGAAGGCTCTGGCCGCGTTGTCGCCGGTGGAGGTCGACCTCGACGGCGCGCCCGCCGTCGTGCTGCCGGACGACCTCGAGCCGGTGCCCGAGCCGCCGCCGTGGGTGGCGTTCCTCCCGGCGCTGGACCCGACGCCGATGGGCTGGCAGGAACGCGACTGGTACGTGGGTGCGCACCGCCCGGCGCTGTTCGACCGCAGCGGCAACATCGGCCCGACGGTCTGGCTGAACGGCCGCGTGGTCGGCGGCTGGGCCCAGCGCCGCTCGGGCGAGATCGCGGTCCGGCTGCTGGAGGACGTGGGTGCGGAGGCACGAGCGATGGCCGAGGCGGAGGCGGACCGGTGCGCGGAGTGGTTCGGCGAGGTCCGGGTGACGCCCCGGTTCCGGACTCCGCTCGAACGCGAGCTGGCGGGGTAG
- the gap gene encoding type I glyceraldehyde-3-phosphate dehydrogenase, with the protein MTVRVGVNGFGRIGRNFFRAVKASGHDIEVVAFNDLGDVATMAHLLKYDSILGRFPGEVSVSDEGIVVDGKTIKALAERDPANLPWGDLGVDVVVESTGFFTNADAAKAHIAGGAKKVIISAPAKGEDLTVVLGVNDEKYDGSQVIISNASCTTNCLGPLAKVLNDAFGIEQGLMTTIHAYTQDQNLQDGPHKDLRRARAAALNVVPASTGAAKAIGLVLPELLGKLDGYALRVPVPTGSATDLTVTLKKAATVDEINAAYKAAAEGPLAGILRYSVDPIVSSDIVTDPASCIYDSPLTKVIGNQVKVVGWYDNEWGYSNRLADLIKLVGSKL; encoded by the coding sequence GTGACCGTTCGCGTAGGTGTCAACGGCTTCGGCCGGATCGGCCGCAACTTCTTCCGCGCCGTCAAGGCGAGCGGCCACGACATCGAGGTCGTCGCGTTCAACGACCTCGGCGACGTCGCGACCATGGCCCACCTGCTGAAGTACGACTCCATCCTGGGCCGGTTCCCGGGTGAGGTCAGCGTCAGCGACGAGGGCATCGTCGTCGACGGCAAGACCATCAAGGCCCTCGCCGAGCGCGACCCGGCCAACCTGCCCTGGGGAGACCTGGGCGTGGACGTCGTCGTCGAGTCGACCGGCTTCTTCACCAACGCCGACGCCGCCAAGGCGCACATCGCCGGCGGTGCCAAGAAGGTCATCATCTCCGCGCCCGCCAAGGGCGAGGACCTGACCGTCGTCCTCGGCGTCAACGACGAGAAGTACGACGGCTCGCAGGTGATCATCTCCAACGCCTCCTGCACCACCAACTGCCTCGGCCCGCTGGCCAAGGTCCTCAACGACGCCTTCGGCATCGAGCAGGGCCTGATGACCACGATCCACGCGTACACGCAGGACCAGAACCTGCAGGACGGCCCGCACAAGGACCTGCGCCGCGCCCGCGCCGCCGCGCTGAACGTGGTGCCCGCCTCGACCGGCGCCGCGAAGGCGATCGGCCTGGTGCTGCCGGAGCTGCTCGGCAAGCTGGACGGCTACGCGCTGCGCGTCCCGGTGCCGACAGGCTCGGCCACCGACCTCACGGTGACCCTGAAGAAGGCCGCCACCGTCGACGAGATCAACGCCGCCTACAAGGCCGCCGCCGAGGGCCCGCTGGCCGGGATCCTGCGCTACTCGGTCGACCCGATCGTGTCCTCGGACATCGTCACCGACCCGGCGTCCTGCATCTACGACTCGCCGCTGACCAAGGTCATCGGCAACCAGGTCAAGGTCGTCGGCTGGTACGACAACGAGTGGGGCTACTCCAACCGCCTCGCGGACCTGATCAAGCTCGTCGGTTCGAAGCTCTGA
- a CDS encoding phosphoglycerate kinase produces the protein MTVKNLDDLLGEGVQGRYVLVRSDLNVPLDGDRITDDGRVRAALPTIKKLADAGAKVVVTAHLGRPKGEPDPKYTLAPVAKRLSELLGAEVALAGDLVGESAKALTGGLVGGRVVLLENVRFDARETSKDAVDRSELAAELGALVPGGAFVSDGFGVVHRKQASVYEVASVLPAYAGGLVLAELDVLKKLTDDVQRPYVVVLGGAKVSDKLGVIANLLTKVDRLLIGGGMAYTFLKAQGHEVGQSLLQADQLDQVKGFLAEAEKRGVELVLPVDVLAATEFSADAEHEVVDATAIPADRQGLDIGPRSRELFAGKLADAKTVFWNGPMGVFEFEAFSGGTRAVAEALVASDAFTVVGGGDSAAAVRQLGLPEDGFSHISTGGGASLEYLEGKELPGVVALEEKN, from the coding sequence ATGACCGTCAAGAACCTCGACGACCTGCTGGGCGAGGGCGTTCAGGGCCGGTACGTACTCGTGCGGTCCGACCTGAACGTCCCGCTCGACGGGGATCGCATCACCGACGACGGCCGGGTCCGCGCCGCGCTGCCGACGATCAAGAAGCTCGCCGACGCGGGCGCGAAGGTCGTCGTCACCGCGCACCTCGGCCGCCCCAAGGGCGAGCCGGACCCGAAGTACACGCTGGCCCCGGTGGCCAAGCGGCTCTCCGAGCTGCTCGGCGCCGAGGTCGCGCTCGCCGGTGACCTGGTCGGTGAGTCCGCGAAGGCGCTGACGGGCGGCCTGGTTGGCGGTCGTGTCGTTCTGCTGGAGAACGTGCGCTTCGACGCGCGCGAGACCAGCAAGGACGCCGTGGACCGCTCCGAGCTGGCCGCCGAGCTGGGCGCGCTCGTCCCGGGCGGCGCGTTCGTCTCCGACGGCTTCGGCGTCGTCCACCGCAAGCAGGCCTCGGTCTACGAGGTCGCTTCGGTGCTCCCGGCGTACGCGGGCGGCCTGGTGCTGGCCGAGCTGGACGTGCTGAAGAAGCTGACCGACGACGTGCAGCGGCCCTACGTGGTCGTGCTCGGCGGCGCGAAGGTGTCCGACAAGCTCGGCGTCATCGCGAACCTGCTGACCAAGGTCGACCGGCTGCTCATCGGCGGCGGCATGGCGTACACGTTCCTCAAGGCCCAGGGCCACGAGGTCGGCCAGTCGCTGCTGCAGGCCGACCAGCTCGACCAGGTCAAGGGCTTCCTCGCCGAGGCCGAGAAGCGCGGTGTCGAACTGGTGCTGCCGGTCGACGTGCTGGCCGCGACGGAGTTCTCGGCCGACGCCGAGCACGAGGTCGTCGACGCCACCGCGATCCCGGCCGACCGCCAGGGTCTCGACATCGGCCCGCGCAGCCGGGAGCTGTTCGCCGGCAAGCTGGCCGACGCGAAGACCGTGTTCTGGAACGGCCCGATGGGCGTTTTCGAGTTCGAGGCGTTCTCCGGCGGCACGCGCGCCGTCGCGGAGGCGCTCGTCGCGAGCGACGCGTTCACCGTGGTCGGCGGCGGCGACTCGGCCGCCGCGGTGCGGCAGCTGGGCCTGCCCGAGGACGGCTTCTCGCACATCTCCACCGGAGGCGGGGCCTCGCTCGAGTACCTCGAAGGCAAGGAACTGCCGGGCGTCGTCGCCCTGGAGGAGAAGAACTAG
- the tpiA gene encoding triose-phosphate isomerase codes for MARKPFIAGNWKMNQNHLEAIALVQKIAFALPEKYYAKVDVAVLPPFTDIRSVQTLVDGDKLSLTYGAQDLSPHDAGAYTGDISGVMLAKLGCKFVAVGHSERREYHAETDELVNKKVKAALKHGITPILCIGEKLEVREAGEHIHHTTTQLIEGLKGLKAEQVKDVVVAYEPVWAIGTGKVASSADAEEVCKAIRATLQEKYGDEVASSVRVLYGGSVKSGNISELVGCENIDGALVGGASLDGEEFTKLCALAAGGPLP; via the coding sequence GTGGCACGCAAGCCGTTCATCGCCGGCAACTGGAAGATGAACCAGAACCACCTCGAGGCGATCGCGCTGGTGCAGAAGATCGCCTTCGCGCTGCCGGAGAAGTACTACGCGAAGGTCGACGTGGCGGTGCTGCCGCCGTTCACCGACATCCGCAGCGTGCAGACCCTGGTCGACGGCGACAAGCTGTCGCTCACCTACGGCGCGCAGGACCTCTCGCCGCACGACGCGGGTGCCTACACCGGCGACATCTCCGGCGTGATGCTGGCGAAGCTGGGCTGCAAGTTCGTCGCGGTCGGGCACTCGGAGCGGCGCGAGTACCACGCCGAGACCGACGAGCTGGTCAACAAGAAGGTCAAGGCCGCGCTCAAGCACGGCATCACGCCGATCCTCTGCATCGGGGAGAAGCTCGAGGTCCGCGAGGCCGGCGAGCACATCCACCACACCACGACGCAGCTGATCGAGGGCCTGAAGGGCCTCAAGGCCGAGCAGGTCAAGGACGTGGTCGTCGCGTACGAGCCGGTCTGGGCGATCGGCACCGGCAAGGTCGCCTCCTCGGCCGACGCCGAAGAGGTCTGCAAGGCCATCCGGGCCACCCTCCAGGAGAAGTACGGCGACGAGGTCGCTTCGTCCGTCCGGGTGCTCTACGGGGGATCGGTGAAGTCGGGCAACATCAGCGAGCTGGTGGGCTGCGAGAACATCGACGGTGCCCTGGTCGGCGGAGCGAGCCTCGACGGCGAGGAGTTCACGAAACTCTGCGCACTCGCCGCGGGCGGGCCGCTGCCCTGA
- the secG gene encoding preprotein translocase subunit SecG: MKLFLQILLIVTSVFLVVAVLLHRGRGGGLSSLFGGGMQSSLAGSSVAEKNLDRITLLLGAVWLISIVGLGLLLKV, translated from the coding sequence ATGAAGCTGTTCCTGCAAATCCTGTTGATCGTCACCAGCGTCTTCCTGGTGGTCGCGGTGCTGCTGCACCGGGGCCGGGGCGGTGGCCTGTCGTCGCTGTTCGGCGGCGGGATGCAGTCGAGCCTGGCCGGGTCGAGCGTGGCCGAGAAGAACCTCGACCGGATCACCCTGCTGCTGGGCGCGGTCTGGCTGATCAGCATCGTGGGCCTGGGTCTGCTGCTCAAGGTGTGA
- a CDS encoding RNA polymerase-binding protein RbpA translates to MVGGNAIRGTRVGAGPTGESERGESAPRRRVGYWCANGHEARPSFALDAEIPDEWDCPRCGLPGGQDEKNPPAAPRTEPYKTHLAYVKERRSDADGEAILAEALERLRQRREII, encoded by the coding sequence ATGGTTGGCGGTAACGCGATTCGAGGCACCCGGGTGGGTGCCGGTCCTACGGGCGAATCCGAACGAGGTGAATCGGCGCCGCGGCGCCGGGTCGGCTACTGGTGCGCCAACGGGCACGAAGCCCGGCCGTCGTTCGCGCTCGACGCGGAGATCCCCGACGAGTGGGACTGCCCCCGCTGCGGGCTCCCGGGCGGGCAGGACGAGAAGAACCCGCCGGCCGCACCCCGGACCGAGCCCTACAAGACGCACCTGGCGTACGTGAAGGAGCGACGCAGCGACGCCGACGGCGAGGCCATCCTGGCCGAAGCCCTCGAGCGCCTGCGCCAGCGCCGGGAGATCATCTAA
- a CDS encoding sensor histidine kinase gives MSTEGLSIPGISIAGSGPSAAERVRKRGLSLFGSVPRPAVVTFAIEAAAVLLAVLDVWLVIPEKAQPYSIWLSGAACLAVVFRRKFPFLAVLVAVPGFLAGWAQLASMITLGMLATRRQLHWQVWVGAALVWCCRFVQWPLEDFAELSWREHILDGIYGVLVAGMPIAIGLLIGARTEISNKLAELATSRDRERRFHADAVRAEERARLAREMHDVVSHQITLIAMQAGALQAQTADNHAQETAQVIRTLSKRTLEELRSLLSVLRSDADDDGPRPGINDLDRLIRTSEVPVHLSVEHLPEALPNQVSAAAYRTVQECLTNVHKHAPGATATIRIQGEHGALKIEVRNERANRPSEKLPSGGHGLTGLAERARLLGGSFETSGMEDGGFRVRARYPLDR, from the coding sequence ATGAGTACAGAGGGACTCTCGATTCCAGGCATCTCGATCGCCGGCTCGGGGCCATCGGCCGCCGAGCGGGTGCGCAAGCGCGGGCTGAGCTTGTTCGGCTCGGTACCCCGGCCCGCTGTGGTCACGTTCGCCATCGAGGCGGCCGCGGTCCTCCTGGCCGTGCTCGACGTCTGGCTGGTGATCCCCGAGAAGGCCCAGCCCTATTCGATCTGGCTCTCCGGCGCCGCCTGTCTCGCGGTGGTGTTCCGCCGGAAGTTCCCGTTCCTCGCCGTGCTCGTCGCGGTCCCCGGCTTCCTGGCCGGCTGGGCGCAGCTCGCGTCGATGATCACGCTCGGCATGCTCGCCACCCGCCGCCAGCTGCACTGGCAGGTCTGGGTCGGCGCAGCGCTGGTGTGGTGCTGCCGGTTCGTGCAGTGGCCCCTGGAGGACTTCGCCGAGCTCAGCTGGCGCGAGCACATCCTGGACGGCATCTACGGCGTCCTCGTCGCCGGCATGCCGATCGCGATCGGCCTGCTCATCGGGGCACGGACCGAGATCTCCAACAAACTCGCCGAGCTGGCCACGAGCCGCGACCGCGAGCGCCGCTTCCACGCCGACGCCGTCCGCGCCGAAGAGCGCGCCCGGCTGGCGCGCGAGATGCACGACGTCGTCTCGCACCAGATCACGCTGATCGCGATGCAGGCCGGCGCGCTGCAGGCCCAGACCGCCGACAACCACGCGCAGGAGACCGCGCAGGTCATCCGGACGCTCAGCAAGCGGACGCTGGAGGAGCTGCGCTCCCTGCTGAGCGTGCTGCGCTCGGACGCCGACGACGACGGTCCGCGACCCGGGATCAACGACCTCGACCGGCTGATCCGGACGTCGGAGGTCCCGGTGCACCTGTCGGTGGAGCACCTGCCGGAAGCCCTGCCGAACCAGGTGTCGGCGGCGGCCTACCGGACGGTGCAGGAGTGCCTGACGAACGTCCACAAGCACGCCCCGGGCGCGACGGCGACGATCCGCATCCAGGGTGAGCACGGGGCGCTCAAGATCGAGGTCCGCAACGAGCGCGCGAACCGGCCGTCGGAGAAGCTGCCGTCGGGCGGGCACGGGCTGACGGGGCTGGCCGAGCGGGCGCGGCTGCTGGGCGGGAGCTTCGAGACGTCGGGGATGGAGGACGGCGGCTTCCGGGTTCGGGCCCGGTATCCGCTGGACCGCTGA
- a CDS encoding FAD-dependent oxidoreductase produces the protein MNSIAIVGAGLGGLACARVLQLHGLDVTVFEQEASADARTQGGTLDLHGDTGQVALRTAGLHDRFRELARPEGQQMRALDPHSGDVVMDEVPTEGDDFRPEIDRGQLRGLLLDSLSPGTVRWGRPVAEVAPGTLTFADGTTAESDLVVGADGAWSRVRQALTGVRPEYSGVTFVELGLDDADRRHPDLAALTGQGTMMTKVDGQALVAQRNSNGHIRCYAVFYASEDWAAGLDFADTAAVRAHLLERFAGWHPSLLGFLHDLDGGFTHRPLHVLPVPHAWTHTPGLTLLGDAAHLMPPLGVGANLALLDGTELATALATAPSVDEAVRTYEAGMLPRSIETAKACATGLHDLLSDDLRSMAA, from the coding sequence ATGAACTCCATCGCCATCGTCGGCGCCGGCCTGGGCGGACTCGCCTGCGCCCGCGTCCTGCAGCTGCACGGCCTCGACGTCACCGTCTTCGAACAAGAAGCCTCGGCCGACGCCCGGACCCAGGGCGGCACGCTCGACCTGCACGGCGACACCGGCCAGGTCGCCCTCCGCACCGCCGGCCTGCACGACCGGTTCCGCGAGCTCGCCCGCCCCGAAGGCCAGCAGATGCGCGCCCTCGACCCGCACAGCGGCGACGTCGTCATGGACGAGGTCCCCACCGAAGGCGACGACTTCCGTCCCGAGATCGACCGCGGCCAGCTCCGCGGGCTGCTCCTCGACTCACTCTCCCCCGGCACCGTCCGGTGGGGACGGCCGGTCGCGGAGGTCGCGCCCGGCACCCTGACGTTCGCCGACGGCACCACCGCGGAGTCCGACCTGGTCGTCGGCGCGGACGGCGCGTGGTCCCGCGTCCGCCAGGCCCTCACCGGCGTCCGGCCCGAGTACAGCGGCGTGACGTTCGTCGAGCTCGGCCTCGACGACGCCGACCGCCGTCACCCGGACCTGGCCGCCCTGACCGGCCAGGGAACCATGATGACGAAGGTCGACGGGCAGGCGCTCGTCGCGCAGCGCAACAGCAACGGCCACATCCGGTGTTACGCCGTCTTCTACGCGTCCGAAGACTGGGCCGCCGGCCTCGACTTCGCCGACACCGCAGCGGTGCGCGCGCACCTGCTGGAGCGCTTCGCCGGCTGGCACCCGAGCCTGCTCGGGTTCCTGCACGACCTCGACGGCGGGTTCACGCACCGGCCGCTGCACGTCCTCCCGGTGCCGCACGCCTGGACCCACACGCCCGGGCTCACGCTGCTCGGCGACGCGGCGCACCTGATGCCGCCGCTGGGCGTCGGTGCGAACCTGGCCCTGCTGGACGGCACCGAGCTCGCCACCGCACTGGCCACCGCGCCGAGCGTCGACGAGGCCGTCCGGACGTACGAGGCCGGGATGCTGCCGCGGTCGATCGAGACGGCGAAGGCCTGCGCCACCGGACTGCACGACCTGCTCAGCGACGACCTCAGGTCCATGGCGGCCTGA
- a CDS encoding TetR/AcrR family transcriptional regulator, translated as MTEVIGRRERKKAQTRQALADAALELFLERGYDEVGVKDVADAADVSVTTLFKYFPSKEALLFDQDDDIEAALVLAVRGRPPGHTIVDALREHMLRDSADGGPSEEFVRLIESTPTLRDYARRMWMRHETALARAIAEETGAPEGDVSCAALARFALASRELIVGAENPRRAAEEIFGNLGRGWRVK; from the coding sequence ATGACCGAAGTGATCGGGCGCCGCGAGCGCAAGAAGGCGCAGACCCGCCAGGCGCTGGCCGACGCCGCGCTGGAGCTGTTCCTCGAACGCGGCTACGACGAGGTCGGGGTGAAGGACGTGGCGGATGCCGCCGACGTCTCGGTGACGACGTTGTTCAAGTACTTCCCCAGCAAGGAGGCGCTGCTGTTCGACCAGGACGACGACATCGAGGCGGCGCTGGTCCTGGCGGTGCGCGGCCGGCCGCCGGGGCACACGATCGTGGACGCGCTGCGGGAGCACATGCTGCGCGACAGCGCCGACGGCGGCCCGAGCGAGGAGTTCGTGCGGCTGATCGAGAGCACGCCGACGCTGCGCGACTACGCCCGCCGGATGTGGATGCGCCACGAGACGGCGCTCGCCCGGGCGATCGCGGAGGAGACGGGCGCCCCGGAGGGCGACGTGTCCTGCGCGGCACTGGCACGGTTCGCGCTGGCGTCGCGAGAGCTGATCGTGGGCGCGGAGAACCCGCGCCGGGCGGCGGAGGAGATCTTCGGCAACCTGGGCCGCGGCTGGCGGGTGAAGTGA
- the pgl gene encoding 6-phosphogluconolactonase, which translates to MSKTEVVVYANQDLLAAAAAARLVTRLVDVQAAKGSASLVLTGGGTGIAVLAELRASSARDAIDWSRLDIYWGDERFVPADSDERNEKQAREALLDHVPLDPKRVHAIAPSDGEFGDDVDAAAEAYARVLADNAGPEDHGDVPSFDIMLLGLGGEGHTASVFPESPAVYETERSVVAVRNCPKPPPTRVSLTLPAIRQARDVWLMTAGSAKADAVALALAGAGEVQLPVAGARGHRRTLWLLDRAAAGKLTKVYQPPTA; encoded by the coding sequence ATGAGCAAGACGGAAGTCGTCGTCTACGCGAACCAGGACCTCCTGGCGGCCGCGGCGGCCGCCCGGCTGGTCACGCGGCTGGTGGACGTCCAGGCGGCCAAGGGCTCGGCGTCGCTGGTGCTCACCGGCGGCGGCACGGGGATCGCGGTGCTGGCGGAGCTGCGGGCGTCGTCGGCCCGGGACGCGATCGACTGGTCCCGCCTGGACATCTACTGGGGCGACGAACGGTTCGTCCCGGCGGATTCGGACGAGCGGAACGAGAAGCAGGCCCGCGAGGCCCTGCTCGACCACGTCCCGCTCGACCCGAAGCGCGTCCACGCGATCGCGCCGTCGGACGGCGAGTTCGGCGATGACGTGGACGCGGCGGCTGAGGCCTACGCTCGCGTTTTGGCGGACAACGCGGGCCCGGAGGACCACGGCGACGTGCCGTCGTTCGACATCATGCTGCTGGGCCTGGGCGGCGAAGGGCACACGGCATCGGTGTTCCCGGAGTCCCCGGCGGTCTACGAGACCGAACGGTCGGTGGTGGCGGTGCGCAACTGCCCCAAGCCCCCGCCGACCCGGGTTTCGCTGACGCTGCCGGCGATCCGGCAGGCCCGGGACGTGTGGTTGATGACGGCCGGCTCGGCGAAGGCCGACGCGGTGGCGTTGGCACTGGCCGGGGCCGGCGAGGTTCAGTTGCCGGTGGCCGGGGCTCGTGGGCACCGCCGGACGCTGTGGCTGCTCGACCGCGCCGCGGCCGGCAAGCTGACGAAGGTCTATCAGCCGCCGACTGCCTGA
- the opcA gene encoding glucose-6-phosphate dehydrogenase assembly protein OpcA produces the protein MIIDLPSTTTSALNKKLVEIREQGGQVALGRVLTLVIVADDDAKLEEAIEAANGASREHPSRVIVVAKGARTAAPRIDGQIRVGGDAGASEVIVLRLYGPLATQGQSAVVPLLLPDAPIVTWWPGAGPKAPDKDPLGELAQRRITDSAAEKNPVKALTTRAKAYTEGDTDLAWTRLTHWRAQLVSALDLPPYEKVTGATVTGEADSPSTELLAAWLAEYLKVPVKRVKSSGAAGIISVTLDRRSGPVELHRPDGRVGTLTQPGQPTRRIALQRRNTQDCLVEELRRLDPDEVYEASLHGLGKITSGTNGKTGAPPKADVTSPAAAAASGAKK, from the coding sequence GTGATCATCGACCTGCCGTCCACCACGACTTCGGCACTGAACAAGAAGCTGGTGGAGATCCGCGAACAGGGCGGGCAAGTGGCGCTCGGGCGGGTCCTGACGCTGGTGATCGTGGCCGACGACGACGCCAAGCTCGAGGAGGCCATCGAAGCGGCCAACGGCGCGAGCCGCGAGCACCCGTCGCGGGTGATCGTGGTGGCCAAGGGCGCGCGCACGGCGGCGCCGCGCATCGACGGCCAGATCAGGGTCGGCGGCGACGCCGGCGCGAGCGAGGTCATCGTGCTGCGGCTCTACGGCCCGCTGGCCACGCAGGGCCAGAGCGCGGTGGTGCCGCTGCTGCTGCCGGACGCGCCGATCGTCACCTGGTGGCCCGGCGCCGGCCCGAAGGCCCCGGACAAGGACCCGCTCGGCGAGCTGGCCCAGCGCCGGATCACCGACTCGGCCGCGGAGAAGAACCCGGTCAAAGCGCTGACCACGCGGGCGAAGGCGTACACCGAGGGCGACACAGACCTGGCCTGGACGCGGCTGACGCACTGGCGCGCGCAGCTCGTCTCGGCGCTGGACCTGCCGCCGTACGAGAAGGTCACCGGCGCGACCGTGACCGGCGAGGCCGACTCGCCGTCCACCGAGCTGCTGGCGGCCTGGCTGGCCGAGTACCTCAAGGTGCCGGTCAAGCGGGTCAAGAGCTCGGGCGCGGCGGGGATCATCTCGGTGACGCTGGACCGCCGCTCGGGGCCGGTGGAGCTGCACCGGCCGGACGGGCGCGTCGGCACGCTGACCCAGCCGGGCCAGCCGACCCGGCGGATCGCGCTGCAGCGCCGCAACACCCAGGACTGCCTGGTCGAGGAGCTGCGCCGGCTCGACCCGGACGAGGTCTACGAGGCGTCGCTGCACGGGCTGGGCAAGATCACGTCCGGCACGAACGGCAAGACGGGGGCGCCGCCCAAGGCCGACGTCACGTCCCCGGCCGCGGCGGCCGCTTCGGGCGCGAAGAAATGA